The region TAAATATAAGAGAAAAAAGAATTATAGGAGGAAAAGGGGACATCGTCAACCGTTTACAAAAATAGAAGTAGAAGATATTTTTGTTTCCTAAACCTTTATGCTTAGAATAACTCTTTTCTACGATAAGGACATGATCAATATATTGGCAAATGGACATACAGGTTATGCTGAAGAAGGTAAGGATATAGTATGTGCGGCTATTTCCGCTTTGTTACAAACCTTTATTTTGTGGCTTGAAGACGAATATGGAAAAAGCTTATATTTGGAAAAAAGAAAAGGAGTTCTAAATTTTAAATTTCCGGCTGATGAAAAAAGTAAATTCGTTTTATCAATATTTCTGAAAGGTTTAAAAGAAATAAGTAAAAATTATCCAAAATATGTCAAGCTTGAGGAGGTGAGTCAAAATAATGGATCTCCAACTTTTCGCTCATAAGAAAGGCGGTGGAAGCAGTCAAAATGGGAGAGATAGTTGTGGAAAAAGGTTGGGAGTCAAAAGATACGATCTTCAGTTTGTGAGGGCTGGAAATATAATTGTTCGTCAAAGAGGAACCAAATTTCATCCTGGTAAAAACGTAGGAATAGGTGATGATTTTACACTTTATGCTCTTATTGATGGCTATGTGAAGTTTGAAAGGCTTGACAAAACGAGAAAGAAAGTCAGTGTTTATCCTGAAACAACTTTAACTGGATGATAGATCTAGTCAAAATATATGTAGAAGGAGGAAAAGGCGGAAACGGAGCTATAAGCTTCAGAAAAGAGAAATATGTTCCTCGTGGAGGTCCTGACGGAGGAGATGGTGGAAAGGGGGGAGATGTTGTTCTGTTAGTATGTTCCTCCCTTTCTACTTTATCAGATTTTCGATATAAAAAGCATTTTAAGGCGGAAGATGGAGAACACGGCGGAAGTGGAAATAAAAAAGGCAAAGATGGCGAGGACATTATTATAAAAGTCCCTCCTGGAACTATAGTTAGAGATGTGGAAACAGGAAAGGTCATGGCTGATCTTTTAGTACCTGGAGAAAAGTTCATAGTTGCTAAAGGCGGACGAGGAGGACGTGGAAACGCTTATTTTAAGTCCCCTACAAACCAGGCTCCACGGATAGCTGAAAAAGGGGAAAAGGGAGAGGCTCGATGGGTTATACTAGAGCTAAAAATAATAGCTGATGTTGGAATTGTCGGTTTACCTAATGTGGGTAAATCTACTTTAATCTCTGTCTTATCGAACGCTAAACCTAAAATAGCAAATTATCCCTTTACTACTTTATCTCCTGTCCTTGGAGCGATGGAAATTGAAAATGGCGAGAAAATTATATTAGCAGATATACCTGGTCTTATAGAAGGAGCAAGTAAAGGAAGAGGATTAGGTATAGATTTTCTAAAACATTTAGAGCGAACTAAGTTACTACTTCATGTTGTTGATATTTCCTTACCTTTAAATGAGATAGTGAAAAATTTCGAAATTATAATAGACGAAATGAGGAATTACTCCTCAAAACTTATGTATAAACCCCAGATAGTTGTGGGTAACAAACTCGATTTAGTACCTGAAGAAGAAAAAGTGAGATACTTAAGAAGTCTATTTAACGAGAAAGGCTATGAATTTTTAGCTATTTCTGCTCTTAAAAAAGAAGGGTTAAAGGAACTTATAAACATAATACTCAGAAAACTTGATGAA is a window of Synergistota bacterium DNA encoding:
- the rpmA gene encoding 50S ribosomal protein L27 — encoded protein: MDLQLFAHKKGGGSSQNGRDSCGKRLGVKRYDLQFVRAGNIIVRQRGTKFHPGKNVGIGDDFTLYALIDGYVKFERLDKTRKKVSVYPETTLTG
- a CDS encoding ribosomal-processing cysteine protease Prp; amino-acid sequence: MLRITLFYDKDMINILANGHTGYAEEGKDIVCAAISALLQTFILWLEDEYGKSLYLEKRKGVLNFKFPADEKSKFVLSIFLKGLKEISKNYPKYVKLEEVSQNNGSPTFRS
- the obgE gene encoding GTPase ObgE, whose product is MIDLVKIYVEGGKGGNGAISFRKEKYVPRGGPDGGDGGKGGDVVLLVCSSLSTLSDFRYKKHFKAEDGEHGGSGNKKGKDGEDIIIKVPPGTIVRDVETGKVMADLLVPGEKFIVAKGGRGGRGNAYFKSPTNQAPRIAEKGEKGEARWVILELKIIADVGIVGLPNVGKSTLISVLSNAKPKIANYPFTTLSPVLGAMEIENGEKIILADIPGLIEGASKGRGLGIDFLKHLERTKLLLHVVDISLPLNEIVKNFEIIIDEMRNYSSKLMYKPQIVVGNKLDLVPEEEKVRYLRSLFNEKGYEFLAISALKKEGLKELINIILRKLDEIPKEIPREKIDYIPQVKPIKVYKDGNVFIVEGDEVEHIVSTTLFESEEALMKFQKAIKKIGIEDRLKELGIKEGDIVRIGNIEFEYKEG